The following proteins are co-located in the Octopus sinensis linkage group LG24, ASM634580v1, whole genome shotgun sequence genome:
- the LOC115223790 gene encoding uncharacterized transporter slc-17.2-like isoform X1 gives MSRFTNCVQRYCSCRWRLCYICAIASVLVQTLRVDISMAFVCMLKTPNRTSEEVNVTTDNQHCSGFDNRSMIENYEGEFEWSDTLQSNTLAGFFYGYIATNYLGGLLADKYGAKRVVGGSILSASILTILHPSLSRISGYLTLVLRILTGMASGPIYPAFQSLYGRWAPPQEIGSLVGLTFAGLFLGNIVGLSISGYLCLYGFDNGWGSIFYIFGGLSLVFSCVWFYIVYDTPDGHPTISEKERSYLNKTIISKKVVKNVPWRRLISSPAVWAISIGWFAHCWTAFSFQVLLPLYMKEALNVNTTSNGLMSSAPSVGLIIALPLCGNLADFVRSKKYMSTRCVRVLFQSIALIPSACLLIVIGFLRCDQTILITILLFLIGITLSFSSGGVIVNNNDIAPSYSGIIFGIATTFATASGCICPLSAKALAPNGTQEEWQIVFALNAAVCVVSAILYAILARGEIQDWAISEDPGLSVPLNDMNTNKSV, from the coding sequence AAGAGTCGATATAAGTATggcgtttgtttgtatgttgaaAACCCCGAATCGTACGAGCGAAGAAGTTAACGTTACTACAGACAACCAACATTGTTCCGGATTCGATAACCGTTCAATGATCGAAAACTATGAAGGAGAGTTTGAATGGAGCGACACGTTACAATCAAACACACTGGCTGGTTTCTTCTATGGATATATAGCAACTAATTATTTGGGTGGTTTATTGGCCGATAAATACGGTGCGAAAAGAGTTGTCGGAGGTTCAATACTCTCAGCATCTATTCTGACCATTCTTCACCCAAGTCTGTCTCGAATTAGTGGTTACTTGACCCTCGTTCTAAGGATATTAACAGGTATGGCATCAGGACCAATATACCCGGCGTTTCAATCCTTATATGGACGTTGGGCGCCTCCACAAGAAATTGGTTCGTTGGTTGGGCTTACTTTTGCTGGTCTGTTTCTGGGTAATATTGTAGGACTTTCAATATCAGGTTATCTTTGTCTTTATGGATTTGACAATGGATGgggttctatattttatatatttggtgGATTATCGTTGGTGTTTAGTTGTGTGTGGTTTTATATTGTCTACGATACTCCAGATGGCCATCCAACCATTAGCGAAAAAGAACGTTCTTATTTAAACAAAactataataagtaaaaaagtgGTGAAAAATGTACCATGGAGACGACTGATTTCTTCTCCCGCTGTATGGGCCATTAGCATTGGCTGGTTTGCCCATTGTTGGACTGCTTTCTCTTTCCAGGTGTTGCTACCCCTTTATATGAAAGAAGCCTTAAACGTTAATACAACCTCTAATGGTTTAATGTCATCTGCTCCTTCGGTCGGACTGATCATTGCACTGCCCCTGTGCGGGAACTTGGCTGATTTTGTACGTTCAAAGAAATACATGTCAACTCGTTGTGTTCGCGTTTTATTCCAAAGCATTGCCCTGATTCCTTCAGCATGTCTGTTGATAGTCATAGGATTCCTTAGATGTGACCAAACCATTCTAATAACTATCTTATTGTTTCTCATTGGTATAACTCTATCATTTTCCAGTGGTGGTGTTATCGTCAACAACAATGACATTGCCCCAAGTTATTCTGGTATTATATTTGGAATTGCAACTACTTTCGCTACGGCTTCGGGATGTATTTGTCCCTTATCTGCAAAAGCTTTAGCCCCAAACGGTACACAAGAAGAATGGCAGATCGTGTTTGCCTTAAATGCTGCTGTATGTGTAGTTAGCGCAATATTATATGCAATATTAGCCAGAGGAGAAATTCAAGATTGGGCGATTTCGGAAGACCCTGGGCTATCTGTTCCCCTTAACGACATGAACACAAATAAATCGGTTTAA